A genomic stretch from Anopheles nili chromosome X, idAnoNiliSN_F5_01, whole genome shotgun sequence includes:
- the LOC128728422 gene encoding facilitated trehalose transporter Tret1-2 homolog isoform X1, with the protein MTSNGDETTPLITPALPANRADYGSGEDVQKFARDAMSKFVVNNVAGESGRKLPQFIAGLAASGGALAAGTFLGWTAPTDKPLTVQHEYGFPISNEEFSWVGSISNLGAALMCFPIGYMMKMIGRKWSMLAMVLPLVLGWLLIIFAENVGMMMVGRFFLGVGGGAFCVAAPTYTAEIAQPSIRGTLGTFFQLMVTVGILFVYAVGAGVDVQMLSIICGIIPLVFGAIFFFMPESPYYFVEKGRYSEASSSLKWLRGAQYDENAEIEDLKQADAKVKAEAIPMLEAFRQKATIRALIISLGLMFFQQLSGINAVIFYNTDIFASANGGEEMSSASIIVGGIQVVATLVASAVVDKVGRRILLLISDFMMAVSTIMLAVYFQLKQDDPSKVDDLSWLAVLAVCLFIAMFSIGYGPVPWLMVGELFANNVKAFASPIAGVFNWLLAFLVTKIFTNLKDGMGEAGVFWLFSGISLLGTVFVFLVVPETKGKSLNDIQRLLSGEKESTADQGNDEARSDGRDPQVA; encoded by the exons ATGACGTCGAACGGGGATGAAACAACTCCGCTGATTACGCCGGCTTTGCCCGCAAATCGTGCGGATTATGGTTCCGGTGAAGATGTACAAAAGTTT GCGCGCGACGCAATGTCGAAGTTCGTGGTCAACAATGTGGCCGGTGAGTCAGGCCGCAAGCTACCACAATTCATCGCAGGTTTGGCCGCATCGGGTGGTGCGCTGGCGGCGGGTACCTTCCTGGGTTGGACCGCACCCACAGACAAACCCCTGACCGTACAGCACGAGTATGGGTTCCCGATATCGAACGAGGAGTTCTCGTGGGTTGGTTCCATCTCCAACCTCGGTGCCGCTTTGATGTGCTTCCCGATCGGGTAcatgatgaagatgatcgGTCGTAAGTGGTCAATGTTGGCCATGGTGCTGCCGTTAGTTTTAGGTTGGTTGCTGATCATCTTCGCCGAGAACGTGGGCATGATGATGGTCGGACGTTTCTTCctcggtgttggtggtggagcGTTTTGTGTGGCCGCTCCGACGTATACGGCCGAAATCGCGCAACCATCCATCCGTGGCACGCTCGGGACGTTCTTCCAGCTTATGGTAACTGTAGGCATTCTGTTCGTATACGCCGTGGGCGCTGGAGTTGACGTGCAGATGCTGAGCATCATTTGCGGTATCATTCCACTAGTCTTCGGAGCCATCTTTTTCTTCATGCCTGAAAGCCCGTATTATTTC GTTGAGAAAGGGCGATATAGCGAAGCATCCAGCTCGCTGAAATGGCTCCGAGGCGCCCAGTATGATGAGAACGCAGAGATTGAGGATTTGAAGCAAGCGGACGCGAAAGTAAAGGCTGAAGCGATTCCAATGCTGGAAGCATTCCGCCAGAAGGCGACAATCCGTGCGCTGATTATCTCGCTCGGGCTAATGTTCTTCCAGCAACTTTCCGGCATTAACGCGGTCATCTTCTACAATACGGATATCTTTGCTAGCGCGAATGGTGGTGAGGAGATGAGCTCGGCGTCGATCATCGTCGGTGGTATTCAGGTCGTAGCAACGCTCGTCGCCTCCGCTGTGGTCGACAAGGTTGGCCGCCGGATTCTACTGCTGATTTCCGATTTTATGATGGCCGTATCGACGATTATGCTGGCCGTATACTTCCAGCTAAAACAGGACGACCCGTCGAAGGTGGACGACCTCAGCTGGCTGGCGGTGTTGGCCGTCTGTCTGTTCATTGCCATGTTCTCCATCGGCTACGGACCCGTGCCGTGGCTAATGGTCGGCGAGCTATTCGCGAACAACGTGAAAGCGTTCGCTAGCCCAATTGCGGGCGTGTTCAATTGGCTGCTCGCCTTTTTGGTAACGAAAATCTTCACCAATTTGAAGGACGGCATGGGCGAGGCGGGCGTGTTCTGGCTCTTCTCTGGCATCTCGCTGCTTGGTaccgtgtttgtgtttctggTTGTGCCAGAGACGAAGGGCAAGTCGCTGAACGATATCCAGCGATTGCTTTCGGGTGAGAAGGAGAGCACCGCCGATCAGGGCAACGATGAGGCTAGAAGTGACGGAAGGGATCCGCAGGTGGCATAG
- the LOC128728422 gene encoding facilitated trehalose transporter Tret1 isoform X2: MSKFVVNNVAGESGRKLPQFIAGLAASGGALAAGTFLGWTAPTDKPLTVQHEYGFPISNEEFSWVGSISNLGAALMCFPIGYMMKMIGRKWSMLAMVLPLVLGWLLIIFAENVGMMMVGRFFLGVGGGAFCVAAPTYTAEIAQPSIRGTLGTFFQLMVTVGILFVYAVGAGVDVQMLSIICGIIPLVFGAIFFFMPESPYYFVEKGRYSEASSSLKWLRGAQYDENAEIEDLKQADAKVKAEAIPMLEAFRQKATIRALIISLGLMFFQQLSGINAVIFYNTDIFASANGGEEMSSASIIVGGIQVVATLVASAVVDKVGRRILLLISDFMMAVSTIMLAVYFQLKQDDPSKVDDLSWLAVLAVCLFIAMFSIGYGPVPWLMVGELFANNVKAFASPIAGVFNWLLAFLVTKIFTNLKDGMGEAGVFWLFSGISLLGTVFVFLVVPETKGKSLNDIQRLLSGEKESTADQGNDEARSDGRDPQVA, from the exons ATGTCGAAGTTCGTGGTCAACAATGTGGCCGGTGAGTCAGGCCGCAAGCTACCACAATTCATCGCAGGTTTGGCCGCATCGGGTGGTGCGCTGGCGGCGGGTACCTTCCTGGGTTGGACCGCACCCACAGACAAACCCCTGACCGTACAGCACGAGTATGGGTTCCCGATATCGAACGAGGAGTTCTCGTGGGTTGGTTCCATCTCCAACCTCGGTGCCGCTTTGATGTGCTTCCCGATCGGGTAcatgatgaagatgatcgGTCGTAAGTGGTCAATGTTGGCCATGGTGCTGCCGTTAGTTTTAGGTTGGTTGCTGATCATCTTCGCCGAGAACGTGGGCATGATGATGGTCGGACGTTTCTTCctcggtgttggtggtggagcGTTTTGTGTGGCCGCTCCGACGTATACGGCCGAAATCGCGCAACCATCCATCCGTGGCACGCTCGGGACGTTCTTCCAGCTTATGGTAACTGTAGGCATTCTGTTCGTATACGCCGTGGGCGCTGGAGTTGACGTGCAGATGCTGAGCATCATTTGCGGTATCATTCCACTAGTCTTCGGAGCCATCTTTTTCTTCATGCCTGAAAGCCCGTATTATTTC GTTGAGAAAGGGCGATATAGCGAAGCATCCAGCTCGCTGAAATGGCTCCGAGGCGCCCAGTATGATGAGAACGCAGAGATTGAGGATTTGAAGCAAGCGGACGCGAAAGTAAAGGCTGAAGCGATTCCAATGCTGGAAGCATTCCGCCAGAAGGCGACAATCCGTGCGCTGATTATCTCGCTCGGGCTAATGTTCTTCCAGCAACTTTCCGGCATTAACGCGGTCATCTTCTACAATACGGATATCTTTGCTAGCGCGAATGGTGGTGAGGAGATGAGCTCGGCGTCGATCATCGTCGGTGGTATTCAGGTCGTAGCAACGCTCGTCGCCTCCGCTGTGGTCGACAAGGTTGGCCGCCGGATTCTACTGCTGATTTCCGATTTTATGATGGCCGTATCGACGATTATGCTGGCCGTATACTTCCAGCTAAAACAGGACGACCCGTCGAAGGTGGACGACCTCAGCTGGCTGGCGGTGTTGGCCGTCTGTCTGTTCATTGCCATGTTCTCCATCGGCTACGGACCCGTGCCGTGGCTAATGGTCGGCGAGCTATTCGCGAACAACGTGAAAGCGTTCGCTAGCCCAATTGCGGGCGTGTTCAATTGGCTGCTCGCCTTTTTGGTAACGAAAATCTTCACCAATTTGAAGGACGGCATGGGCGAGGCGGGCGTGTTCTGGCTCTTCTCTGGCATCTCGCTGCTTGGTaccgtgtttgtgtttctggTTGTGCCAGAGACGAAGGGCAAGTCGCTGAACGATATCCAGCGATTGCTTTCGGGTGAGAAGGAGAGCACCGCCGATCAGGGCAACGATGAGGCTAGAAGTGACGGAAGGGATCCGCAGGTGGCATAG
- the LOC128728528 gene encoding zinc carboxypeptidase-like: protein MILAGAALLTLIASISGQSLSENVARYDYFRLYRVLIKTQAQVEMLQQLEELSDSYSFMGHARQPNQNLTIMVAPNKIAELTELLARYELQGTVLLYNMQELIDNEQATIKPKQTPPEEFDWKHYHHLDTINAWLELQVSRYPYLELIQLNASYEQRPLYGVKLGKNAKNSAIFVECGIHAREWISPASCTFLLNELLTSNRPDVRNLADSFNWILFPVVNPDGYHYTFEGDRLWRKNTRPYGICRGVDLNRNFASDWNGPGASSDPCRYDFAGGSEASEPETQALAGYLRDHVQTERIVTYFSVHSFSQLIMFPYGYTKDQVPNYDDLVEIGRKGSEAIERTHGVKYVSGSMIETIYPSSGDSVDWVYSALGVPVAFTFELRGPPDSTNMFVLPAKEIIPTAEELLAAFVAMLGEATRLGYYSRNADRKEL, encoded by the exons ATGATTCTCGCTGGTGCAGCACTTCTAACGTTAATTGCTAGCATATCAGGTCAAAGTTTAAGCGAAAATGTAGCCCGCTACGACTACTTCCGTTTGTATCGGGTGCTAATAAAAACGCAGGCTCAGGTGGAAATGTTGCAGCAGCTCGAGGAGCTGAGCGATAGCTACTCATTTATGGGCCACGCGAGGCAGCCCAATCAAAATCTTACGATCATGGTGGCACCGAACAAAATCGCGGAATTAACGGAGCTGCTAGCGCGGTACGAACTACAGGGAACGGTTCTG CTGTATAATATGCAGGAGCTGATCGATAACGAACAGGCCACGATTAAACCGAAACAAACCCCACCGGAAGAGTTTGACTGGAAGCACTATCATCACTTGGACACGATTAATGCTTGGTTGGAGCTGCAGGTATCTCGATATCCTTATTTGGAGCTCATTCAGCTGAACGCCAGCTACGAACAACGGCCCCTATACGGCGTAAAACTGGGAAAGAACGCGAAAAATAGTGCAATTTTCGTCGAATGTGGCATTCACGCTCGTGAGTGGATTTCGCCGGCTAGCTGCACGTTCCTGCTTAATGAACTTCTCACCTCGAACCGGCCAGATGTGCGCAACTTAGCGGATAGCTTCAATTGGAtccttttcccggtggtgAATCCGGATGGGTACCATTACACATTCGAAGGGGACCGGTTGTGGCGCAAAAACACGCGACCGTATGGGATATGCCGGGGTGTTGACTTGAACCGAAATTTCGCGAGCGATTGGAATGGACCCGGTGCAAGTTCCGATCCGTGTCGATATGATTTTGCCGGCGGAAGCGAAGCTAGCGAACCGGAAACGCAGGCGCTGGCGGGTTACCTTCGCGATCACGTTCAAACGGAACGAATCGTAACGTACTTCTCGGTTCACTCTTTCTCGCAGTTAATAATGTTTCCATACGGTTACACGAAGGATCAGGTGCCCAACTACGACGACCTGGTGGAAATTGGCCGTAAGGGTTCAGAAGCGATAGAGAGAACGCATGGTGTGAAGTACGTTTCTGGATCGATGATCGAAACCATTTACCCATCCTCTGGAGACAGTGTGGATTGGGTATATAGCGCCCTTGGTGTGCCGGTGGCATTTACGTTCGAGCTTCGCGGACCACCGGACAGCACGAACATGTTTGTACTTCCTGCCAAGGAAATAATCCCGACTGCGGAGGAATTACTCGCTGCCTTCGTCGCAATGCTAGGCGAGGCGACTCGTTTAGGGTATTATTCTCGCAATGCGGATAGGAAAGAGCTGTAG
- the LOC128728662 gene encoding zinc carboxypeptidase-like, which translates to MSGVPANVAAARYDNYRLYRVVLATDEHVQVFQQLEAKSDSCTFYGHARQPGQQLTIMVSASKVADFEDLLTLYSVEGRVLEYNLQQLIDKEATTVKPVTTPPAELDWEHYHHLETIYRWMEWLAEQHSFVTLVELGNSHEGRPIRGVKLSRRPDNKAIFVEGGIHAREWISPATATFILNELITSTDPTIVQLATEYDWFVFPIVNPDGYRFTFTGDRLWRKNRKPYGLCRGVDLNRNFDSNWGGTGSSDDPCSYDFAGSSAFSEPESTALAAFIRRYKGEARIRTYIALHSYSQLLMFPYGHTDERVPNYDHLRTITDRAIAALTAVNGTAFQGGSKYETIYPSSGGSIDWAYQPGGIPVSLTFELRGPPDSTDMFILPAEQIIPVGRETLAAFVAIVHESARFGYYD; encoded by the exons ATGTCCG GTGTTCCGGCAAATGTGGCCGCTGCGCGGTATGACAACTACCGGCTGTACCGCGTGGTACTGGCGACCGACGAACACGTGCAGGTGTTCCAGCAGCTGGAGGCCAAAAGTGACAGCTGTACGTTTTACGGTCACGCCCGCCAGCCCGGTCAACAGCTGACGATCATGGTATCGGCGAGTAAAGTCGCTGATTTCGAGGACCTGCTCACGCTCTACTCGGTCGAGGGTCGCGTCCTGGAGTACAATCTGCAACAACTGATCGACAAAGAGGCGACTACGGTGAAACCGGTAACGACACCACCCGCAGAACTAGACTGGGAGCACTATCACCATCTGGAAACGATCTACCGGTGGATGGAGTGGCTTGCCGAGCAGCATTCGTTCGTGACACTGGTAGAGCTGGGAAACAGCCATGAAGGACGTCCCATTAGAGGCGTGAAATTGTCTCGCCGTCCTGATAATAAAGCGATCTTTGTCGAAGGAGGCATACACGCGCGCGAGTGGATCTCACCCGCAACGGCCACATTCATCCTGAACGAGCTGATCACCTCCACTGACCCCACGATCGTACAGCTCGCCACCGAGTACGATTGGTTCGTGTTCCCAATCGTCAACCCGGATGGCTACCGGTTCACCTTTACCGGGGACCGGCTCTGGCGCAAGAACCGTAAACCGTACGGGTTGTGCCGCGGCGTCGACTTAAACCGCAACTTTGACAGTAACTGGGGCGGCACCGGTTCTAGCGACGATCCGTGTAGCTATGATTTTGCGGGCAGTTCCGCCTTTTCCGAACCGGAATCGACCGCCTTGGCTGCGTTCATCCGCCGGTACAAGGGTGAAGCTCGCATCCGCACCTACATCGCGCTCCATTCGTACTCCCAGCTGCTAATGTTCCCGTACGGCCACACGGATGAGCGTGTGCCCAATTACGACCATCTCCGTacgatcaccgatcgagcgatcgcggCGCTAACGGCTGTCAACGGGACGGCCTTCCAGGGTGGCAGCAAGTACGAAACCATCTACCCATCGAGCGGgggttcgatcgattgggcGTACCAACCCGGTGGCATTCCGGTGTCGCTGACGTTCGAGCTGCGTGGACCTCCGGATTCGACCGATATGTTCATTCTACCGGCGGAACAGATCATACCCGTGGGTCGGGAAACGCTCGCTGCGTTCGTCGCGATCGTGCACGAGTCTGCTCGCTTCGGTTACTATGATTAG
- the LOC128728648 gene encoding SET domain-containing protein SmydA-8-like, protein MTSTCSVCSAPAAHRCAGCQQVAYCGRDHQRTDWKAQHRNQCRRYKVERNEQLGRHLVATRSIKQGEIIYRDEPYAIGPKMASVPLCLGCNRNLMPLWQESRVTTARFHECTRCGWPLCGSGCEQAPQHLLECSVLAASGYRPNIRPDPATPEKRESAYCVIVPLRVLLLEKHSPDRYATVQGFESHLTERLASPLYSVLRANLVPFIRTVLGLKQYTDEMVLQVSAILDTNCYEIRLPNQHVKVRGLYPLGAMLSHDCRPNTRHYFDEQWRMVLVAAVDIPAGATIHASYTQPLLGTLHRRLALKQAKCFDCACDRCRDPTELGTNVGGFRCPHCRRQPSLIVPVDPTNNRTSWRCQNRRCSYQEPPEQYVARCERMQRELLALDRTDPAHYEAFLTRHEPNLHRWNAYILQAKYALTQLLGSARPHADKAPLEVTLRRTVELCRDLLFVADQLEPGFGCFRTKLLLELGTAFGGLRTLGILSEPERQEWESVCGELDRIAKTDPTVELGGLPRP, encoded by the exons ATGACATCCACCTGCAGTGTCTGTAGTGCTCCAGCGGCACACCGTTGTGCTGGCTGTCAGCAGGTTGCCTACTGTGGGCGTGATCATCAGCGAACCGATTGGAAGGCTCAACACCGGAACCAGTGCCGGCGGTACAAA GTGGAGCGAAATGAACAGCTCGGGCGCCATTTGGTGGCTACCAGAAGCATCAAGCAGGGTGAGATCATATACCGTGATGAGCCGTACGCGATCGGGCCGAAGATGGCGAGTGTTCCACTCTGTCTCGGATGCAACCGCAACCTAATGCCGCTCTGGCAGGAATCGCGTGTGACTACGGCCCGTTTCCACGAATGCACCCGGTGTGGTTGGCCACTGTGTGGTTCTGGTTGTGAGCAAGCACCCCAACACCTGCTAGAGTGCTCCGTACTAGCTGCTAGCGGTTACCGACCCAACATCCGACCAGATCCAGCCACACCGGAGAAAAGAGAATCGGCGTATTGTGTGATTGTGCCGCTACGGGTACTACTGCTGGAGAAACACTCACCTGATCGGTACGCGACCGTGCAGGGGTTCGAGTCACACCTGACAGAGCGGCTTGCGAGTCCTCTGTACAGTGTGCTGAGAGCGAATCTGGTACCTTTTATCCGAACCGTGCTAGGGTTGAAGCAATATACCGACGAGATGGTACTGCAGGTGAGTGCCATCCTCGACACGAACTGCTATGAGATCAGGCTGCCAAATCAACACGTGAAGGTGCGAGGACTCTACCCGCTGGGGGCGATGTTGTCACATGACTGTCGACCAAACACGCGCCATTATTTCGACGAACAGTGGCGTATGGTGTTGGTGGCAGCAGTCGACATCCCGGCCGGTGCAACCATCCACGCATCCTACACTCAACCGCTCCTTGGGACGCTTCACCGGAGGTTGGCTCTTAAGCAGGCAAAGTGCTTCGATTGCGCGTGTGATCGGTGTCGTGACCCTACTGAGCTAGGAACCAACGTTGGTGGCTTCCGATGTCCACACTGCCGTCGACAACCGAGCCTGATTGTGCCGGTCGATCCGACTAACAACCGGACGTCCTGGCGCTGTCAGAATCGTCGCTGTTCGTACCAGGAACCTCCGGAGCAGTACGTTGCTCGGTGTGAGCGGATGCAGCGCGAGTTGTTGGCACTCGATCGTACCGATCCAGCCCATTATGAGGCGTTCCTGACGCGCCATGAACCTAACCTTCATCGCTGGAATGCGTACATCCTGCAGGCGAAGTACGCGCTCACACAACTTCTAGGAAGTGCTCGTCCACACGCCGACAAAG CGCCGCTTGAAGTGACATTACGGCGAACGGTCGAACTATGCCGGGATCTGCTGTTTGTCGCCGACCAACTCGAGCCCGGTTTCGGGTGTTTCCGGacgaagctgctgctggagcttgGAACCGCCTTCGGTGGGTTACGCACTCTCGGTATCTTATCG GAACCTGAGCGGCAGGAATGGGAGTCGGTGTGCGGGGAGTTGGATCGCATCGCTAAAACCGACCCTACGGTGGAGTTGGGTGGACTTCCTCGGCCTTAA